TGCATATTGGTTTACTATTCTCCGTTGGGTGGAGAAAATTGTCAATTGTGCTTGGGACTGGATGaacaataatatttaaaaatttcaaaagGGTCGAGAAGATGTGTTTCTGCACCGTGCTTGTTCTAAAGATCTCAGTGGTGCTTAGCATTCTTCTATTGGTAGTAAGTTAGCCCAGCGACATCCGTCCTTAGCTAAACCCATGGCGCATCCCATTCCACAGCTTTTCAATGTATTGGACATAATTGAGGGCGGTCAAAACCTAAACGAGGTAACAATGAAAGGCAAACTTCTGCTCGTGGTGTGCTTCGTCTTGAACTCCTTCCTTATAGCCATCCTCTGTGCGGGCCTATATGCGGCGATACGCCAGAATCTCAAGCTTATGCAAATGGTATGTTGCAGTCAGAGAACCTGTAGATAGCTTCAGTTTAATATGCATTTCAAGATACTTTCAGCTTATTTTCGCATTGGTAAGCTACTTCCTGGGAAAGATGTCGCTCTGGATCGTTGCTGGGAACCAGGGAGGAGTCGTCGAGCTGGTGGTCACCCACCACTGGTACAAGCTGACTTTGGTTGCAGCGGTAAGCGTTGATCTGCCACGTAACaaatccctatccctatccctaacCCTCTCCCTATCCCCTCGCAGGTGATCTGCATTTTGCTGCTTACGTGTTTTTGCCTGAGGGTAAAGGATGACGATGGTGAAGACCCCCCGTTTCGTTAGGAAATTTTGGGAAATACATACCTGAGAATATTCCGTCTATACCATGAGCAATTAATGTGATTATTATCAAATACAATCTTGTATAATTGGACTAATTAAGAGTTGCCTTCACACTCGCCAAAcattaagttttctgccccaCTCTCCTCCTTAAAGTTTCCTCCTGGAAATGTCCTCGAAGTGTCGATGAAGTTGTTGATATCAAGGGGGACAGAAGGATGGGGGAATGCTTGACAATTGTGGGGGTTGTGTGGGTAATCAAATTACATGCGGAATTATGGACACCCGCAGGACCATAACGGCAGCCAATAAAGATCGCAATGAGCAGATAAGCGGAAGCTGCGACCCCCGCCAGGGGGGTCCTGCGATACCAGAGGGCAATACTGTcatctgctgccgctgatgttAATGCTGTTGATGGCGTTgctttaaatgaaatttaacGATGCACACAAATAATGACactttgcattttaaaacactTTCGCAGTCGGTCAGGAGTCATCATCCAGCGGCAGTCGGACATCGTTCGATTGGAGGAGGACAACGATGCTCATTATACGCATTTCATTTGACACTTTTATTGGCCCAGATGTCCATGGCTGATATTTCAGATGGGCCAAACGAAATGTGTAATGCTCTTCCGCATCCCCTTCTGGTTTATGCGGGCCATTTTATGGCCAGCAACTGATACCGATAAGGGTATTAAATTTGTTCGCCACTTTTCCGCCACTCTCTCTTGGCCATAAAGTCGCCCGTCCGGCCACATCACTCAGCATTTGGCCAATTAcgcaaaaaagagaaaatacTCTTTTGCCACACCTCCCCACCTCCTCACCtcctcgtgtgtgtgtgtgtgtatgtgtgtatgggaGAACGTGTCGAAGTGCTGAAAAGTGCAGCAAGTTTcaaggatgtgtgtgtgtgtgtgtgtgtgtgtggggggtcGGGTGGAAAGTGCTTAGGTCTGGAGTGGCTCATTAGAGGTGTTCGCTACCGCTGCCCCGAAGGTGTTGCGGGTAAATTGTGTGGAAAAAACGCGCTTTCCCCAGCACTCACTCCTTAACACTCATCTACTTTTGTGAGTGCTTCGCCGGCCGCTGGCTAGAACCAAATTGGGGATGAAAAGTGTGTTCTGAGCTCCCATTTAAATACTTGGAAAAATATGCCCAAAAATTGAATATTCGTGTTCCTTTTTTCATACTTTTAATTCCACAACTGGCATAATTAAAGCCTGCGacggccaggccaggcccctGGGGGCGATTCTCTTGGAGAAATTGCGATTGTCGCCAAGCGGTTTGGGGCCATAACAgcatgtcgtcgtcgtcgttgtcgttgtcctcGTCCAGGCGTATGTCCTGCGGCTGATTAAAATCTATTAGAGTCAAAGAGATGTAAGACACAGTGCAGGCGGCCGCTCTCCATGGGTGCTGGCATTCGTGGGGGTTCGGGGTTTCGGGGGAGGAATACTTTGGCCAATGACTTGGCATGTAAATGTCGACGTTGGCGTCGACGGCAACGCAATTGAAATGCATGCGGCGGAAACTTCCAACTTGTCAGAGAAGGGTATGCCTGGAAGGGTATTCCGATGCAGATATTAGCTTTGACTAAAGAGGAAGGCAACAACAAGCTGAAGAGCTTTGTAAAGAAATTATTATCTCCATCGAGATATTCCTTCTCTCTGAAGAGAGAGGAATACAGATAGATATCCTAGACCTAATAGAGGCTTCTTCTTGTTGGTTAAAGCTTCCTGATGTACTATGTTAAACACTGTTctaatacgagtatgtaaacAAAATGTATGTTCTGGATTGGCTACTCGCTGGCCGTCAATAGATCTGTTCTAAAGGGCATTTAAAATGCAGCTTCTTCCCAAAGTTTGAGCTCCCTTCCtattgttcttgttgttgttgtttttgctgttggcAGAAGTCGCACACAAAAGTTTCCAATGCTAAGTTTTCTACGGAAATTGTGCAGCTGTTTGgcgagtgtgtgggtgtgggtgtgtgtgtgtctcctcTCAGATATCCTGCAGAGCGAGAGCTTGTAAAGGCAAATTTGttgaaatattcatttaatGGCTGCCACGCCTACTACTATCCTGGTTGCACGGGGGACGGGATCGAGCGGAGCATTCAATATGATTTTTCATGATTAAAGCGCGTGCCGGGTACGTTTTTATCGGCCGAAAGACATTTGCTCAGCGATGCCCGGAGTTCGATTGGAATTTTCTTATAAATTGTCGCCCCAACAAATgtgtccacacacacacacacacacacacacacacacggggggAGGCTGGGGTTGGAAAACGCTCTCACACGCTCGCATAATAAAGTGATTTTAAAGGGCACTTTTCCCCGCTTTTCTTTCTCTCAGATGGCGTATGCGtaaaatttccatttgtgCGAGGCACTCAACTTTATTGAACTTGAAGTGGAGACCCGCTCTCcagctctctccctctccctctcgctctccctctctctccgtctgtctctctgtctgatAATGTTTGTCAGATAGAGCACATGTGTGTGGTATGTGGTATCCCTGCTTCTGGCTGCTCCAAGATGTCCTGGCTTTacaattcattaaaatttcatatAAATGCTGCGGATGATGGGCTTGAACGATCATGAACGGGGCATGCCACACGCAGACAATGGCCAACCGGGGGTAATCCACtttgcagctggagctggagctggaactgcaGCGCGTCGCATCGTGTCCGTTATTAACTGCCAGTTACAAATGCGCCACAATAACGGTATTAAAAGCCCTGCGAAAGCGTCAAGTCATAAACTGCTCATCAGTCTTGAGTAACAGTAACTCGCTCTGGCTGCCACTTGCCCCTTGccactctcccctctccccgcTCTCCCCGCTCGTTCCGTGTAAGTGTAATTATGCGACGCCGCTGCAAAAGTTGTGCTATCACAACTCATTGTCTCGTCGCCACGGCGGGGCAGGAAGTGGAAGCGGCAAAAGCCGGCGGCAAAACATGCCACCAAGGGGggtggtgtggggtggggtggggtggggtccTGCAACGTTGTCTGTGCGCCTTTGCTCTTTTGACGCTGATAATGCAATTTCCGCCAGCGCCATTTTGCCCCAGCCCTCGCGTAATTTACTGTTGTGCaatgtttcatttttgttgtgcGCTTTGCGAGCCTTTAAAGCAAGGATCCGCTCTCCGGAGTAACTGTGGCACAATCAACGCGGCAAGTTTCTCCTATTTATCTACATAGAGTTAATTGAAAGCATTCAAATGCcagatacagagacagagacgccaacaacaacgactGCGTGATGTGTCAACATCTTTTGATGCCACATAATCCCCCTCCACGCCTCGCCAcaccattcattcattccgcCCCACAATACGGGTGGGAGTAGTACGGGAACATGTCTCTCCTCTCCGTCTTTATTACAAATTGGTTTTTTGCaacaaccacccacccacacacccactcgCATGTTTCGTGCGCAATTTGCACCACCGAAACGAGTGTGGAAATGTGGAACgaggggcagcagcaaaaaccgACCAATACTCTCTACAAATGtgcagaaaaaataaattgcagcaCACGGCTAACCCACCTAACGGTAAAATGGTGAAATGGTGCTCCGGCAACGTGTCCTGTATACCTGTATACCTGTGTCCTGTTTGCCACGTTAACAAACTGAAATCGAAAGTTTGACTGCGGTCAACGCTGGGCATTGTCATTCTCTATCGGTTGTGTCTCGCTTGTCTCCCTCCTCCGACTGACTGCTGACTGTCAGATTGAATGGTTTATGTGTGACACCTTTGACCGGTCGCAGAGGTGCCACAAGGGCAGGCCGCTCTCTGCCAGAcgatataaattaaaattcagCTCGAAAGCCGAGCAGCTTTAAGCCTCCGCCACATATCGGGAGGCTTGTGGGGCTAAAGGGCTTCGAATTGTACTCTTAGGTTTACAGGCAATAAAAACACCTTTGATTTAACTAGATAAAATGGTGAATAGTTTATCAGTTTATAAGGAGGATGTTCAGGAGGACTCCCGTACGGATAGCTTCATCTAAAAAGCCTTAAACAACTCAATGTAAGTACACCTATAGGGTACTGCTTTGTGCTTCAAAGGGCTACAAATTGTATATATCTTTACAGGGCTCGATTGCAAAACTTAACACTCAACGGCTTTTTGTCTGAAGGGAAGGCTAATCGCAGGAGAGAGAGTGTCCCCTGCCATCAGCTGGGCCCATTCCCTCATGATCATACAGTTCCGTAAACTCCGATTTAAAAAACATCCATACTGATTCATACACCTATAAAAATATCATTCTTTGGGACTCATTTTCTGGCAACAACCTTAAAAGTGTATCATTCCGGTATTGCTGAGCATTGAAATTGCCATCCCTGATTTCCGGGTCCTTTCATTTGCCCGGCAAAAGTCACGTGGCATTCATAATTCTTAAAATGGCGCCATCAGAAATTATGTAGCAATGCTAAGTGCACCCCAACATCTGTCCCTCGCCCTCTGACTGGGGTGGGGGCTATACGTGACCAGCATTTGTCGCACGCCAAAGTATGCTGCGATTTTTCGGGGATcagaatgggatgggatgggatggaatgggatgggtcCTTCATTCTAGCTGGCCAAACAATGGGGAAttgattttggttttcggCCAAGTGCAAGCTGATTATGGAATTAAAACATATTTCTGTCTCAGAGCTTAAAACTTTAAGTGGCAAAGGTTGTCGCTGCGTTTTTGGTACGTGACATTCTTTTCCTTTCGGAGTTTATCACGTGACAATTTTTCCAGCTTTGCGCTTATTTTCCACACTCCCAAAGAGAGAGGACGAATgcgtttcattttcattgtgggagaaaaaaaataacttTTCACGTGTGTGGGAAAAGGGAAATGAATAAACAAGCGAAACTACAAAGAAGTTAACTGCAAAAGCGAGCTACGAAAGTGAACTTGGGTTACAAAGGaaatccagagagagagagagggagagagagagagagggagagatgggaAGAGGCAAAGGCTGATAAATAGCGTTGAATGGAAAAGCTCAAGGaaagaggaaaaggaaaagcacaaaaaaataaacaattcgCCTTTTGAAATGCTAAACGTGAGAGAAAACACAGGGAAACACAGGGCCAGGGGCACTCTTCACACGCTGTCTGCAAGGACACGGCCCAGGACCCGGACTCGTGTATTTTTATTAGCACATCGGggacacggatacggatacggatggggatggggatggggctcgggatggggatggggatccGTTTATCTTGTTACTTGGCACCCGCTCAATGCCAAATACATTTATCTTgtcgtatttattttgtaccACATTAATTTCGCTCGTGTTTGAGCAGAAATTGACTTATTTGCATTCGGTTTAATTTGTACGAACATCAATATGGCATATACGGCATACAAAAATCCTCCCCCGAAAAGGActgcagggcagggcaagggTACAGGACGTGGTAGTGGTTGCCAaggggatgtggatgctgcGGCTTACACAGCCACAGGTGTTGCAAGTGTCAAATTTGTGATTGATGGAAGGCCGAACTGGGCTGAacaaaaattatgatatttattCTTAAAAGTGATTCGTGCAGATGGGTGTGagccaaaagaaaagccagATTTAAACAAATCTTGGAAAATCACTCACATTTTGGCATACGTAAacgaaaaagtgaaatttcgAATATTTGATTAGCTTTCTAAGTGATTTGCTTATGATATTCTGATTTTATCGTTAGACATAAAATTATGTATGCACGAGTGCCAGGAAGGAATCCTGgcaatttcttttctttagcACTGAAAGGTTTTTTGAATGATTAAAAATATGCTTTCACAACCAGGTATCATTATAGGAACAATCGGCCCATCAGAAAATCCAAAATATTCTAGAAAAACACTTAACAAGCTGGTTTTTTCGTTTCTGTAACTTTTTTTAGACCAGTCACACTGTGTTTAGaccaaaacacacacgcatattGGTGATTCTTCTTCAACTAGTTTCCTTTTTTGTGgacattttctcaatttcATGTTGTTTAAAGATACCCACAATCTTGAAAATCCATTCAATATGTAAGCTCCAATAGTAACATCGGAGACCAATTGaagcattttcatttaatgcCACTTAAATAGAAATGAATAGAAATTTTCAAATGACAAAATAAAGTATCAGCCACAGAATGGCGTATTCCAAAGCCAAATGAAATAATATTAGCCACACGGCCGTGGTGCGCTTCATGGAACAGCGACGACagacaaaatgcatttttcataAAGCAGACAGCGAtacgtgtgtgtctgttgcgggagcgggagcgggagctggGAGGCCAGGAAGATGGGAAGCTGCTTTGTTTGGGGCTGAAGTTGGgggccagcaacagcaacgagcTACCTGTAGACGTCTATCGACAGCCAGCGGCCACGGCAGAGAGCAcaatggaggatggaggatggaaaATGGCCGAGAGCGCAAAATGTCAACCGAAATTGCGATTGCGTTAAAACTCTATAAATACCAGAGTAACAtgcgacaacagcaacaactgcgAGTCCGGCGAGGACATGCTGATGCGGCAGCAACACAATCTAATCCGgttattgcattttaaatgcgCTACAAGCTCTCACTCTGGTCGGTCCTGAGCAACACCAGGGataggggcagtggcaggggctgggTCAGAGTaaggagcagcggcaggagcaggatCCTGCTCACTCCACGCTCTCAattcattttcaattattttcctAGGCAATTACTGCTGGCTGACATTTGAGCTCTGCGTTCAGTTTGCGTATGTTTTCCAAGAGAACATCTCGTTTCTTGAAAATCAGAATACACTATCTCCATatactttataaaaaatacaaaaaaaaacgcaagATTTGCCCTTTTTCAAAACGGAAACACTTTTCTACCGAACTGAAACGTAAACGCCTTTCTTTACAACAAAATGAATCTCaagagcaaaaagaaaaaatataagacTTGTTGTTCGTGccttctttataaatatttgttacctaacctaacctaacatTTGGTCCTTAAACCATtgataatttataataattggTAATTGATAACAGAGGATGTTGTGCGCCTAACATCACTTAAGAAAATGTGCCACAAATTTGTGAAAACGGCAGCAcgttaaaacaaaaacgaaactttttggctgaaaacgcaaaagtaagtgaaaacTGGAGCCTGCCTGGTTATACCATAAACGGTCATACTGATCTGCAGCTTGTAATGCGCTTATCTAGGAAGccagccagaaccagaaccagcacaGGCACAAGCACCACATGGAAGAAGGCCTGACCAAAACCCCGATTGCATGCCAACTCTTTcaaattttaatgcaatttaacAGCATATTAAACAGCAGGAGTCTGCGGTCGGAAGCCACAATGCTGCCAGTCTGTTGGTGGgcgtgtatttgtgtgtgtgggaaagaGTCCTGCAACAGTTGTTAGTGCTTGCCGCAAAATTTTACTGGAGCAGAGGGCGAACTTTCAAATGAAGATAGTAGTAGCAGGACCTCCTGCCTCCAGACCTGCTCTTGGCTGCAAGGTGAATAAGAAGCTGTTGAATGTATGTGTGTTAGTGCGAGTGTGAGTACCAGGGCATTGAGGGTATTCATGAACTGGTAGAATGGCTAATCAATTGCGCGCACATTGAGCACAAATCAAATTACAAACTTATCGCGTCCAACGAtttttgcagaaaacttttcaagCTTTCCACTCTCCTCTTTTTCTGTTTGAGATCAACTTTTGCTCAATTTGATTTTTCAACAAAAAAGTAGAACTTTTCGTCTTTTTACCTGCCCTTTCGTGTGCGTCTATTCGTACTTTTGCTTGTCGTTAAACAAACTTATCCAATAAAACTTTTGTCAACATTGATTTAAGGCTAAAGAGGATGCATATTATAGGAAAAATGCGGGGTGGATGGACGGGGGGGCTGGGGAGAAAGAGTGGTAGGAAGCTGAAAAGCATTTGACATTTCGTTTTGCTCTTATCATGTGTCAAAAAATGTTAAGCGCAAAGGGACTCAGGCAGGGTTGTCATGTGTCCTGCATATTTATCTGAAAGTTTGTCTGAGAAGTGTAACCccagttttcttttgttcgTTTCGTGCAAGAAAATCACAGTGTAGATAGACATTATCTAATGGATTCCATTGACTATTCAATGCAGCTGGCAACCctggcgcacacacacatgctctGACCCAgtcacacacccacaccacgGGGCACGGTGCCCAACGCTTATTATGTGTGCTTAAGCCAGTTTTTGCCTTGTCCTCGAACAAACAGAAAGTGTTGGGGCATGCCGCATAAGTAGAGCAGTCCAAGACAAAGTTTTCCATTGCaacctgatgctgctgctgtcgttgttgctgttattgttgctgttgctgtggcaggaATGCATTTACAGTTAGCTGACTGCTGTAGCTTCTCTTTATCCACTTCTACTTAATACTTTAATAGTTGCAAAAGTTTGCTCAGCACGGGCTTAAGTAGCTCTCCTCGCCGCTAGCCTCACCTCGCCTCGCCTCCgctcggactcggacttggACTAACTCGGTTTGTCTAGGGTAGTGCTTAAAATAACTGTAAAACTGCCAACATAAATCTGGCCGCAACATCTTTTATGTTGCCACTAGCCCGAAGTTAATGCCAGCCACGTGAGCATCTCCCGATTAAAGACTTAAAGTGCACTCGCACTCGACTCGCCTCGACTCCTCCACGAGGTGGAGGACAGTGGAAGCCCAGAGAATGAAGATTAAAAAGTTGAGcagacaaacaacaaattgacGCGTATCTTTTGCATATTGAATAAAAGTCAAATTGTGTTTGGCATATTAAGCGGGACTCAGTCGGAAATCGGAGTCTGAATCGAAAATCGAAAGCAAATCTCTGCCAAATCCCTGTCCTCCTTCTCATGGCCTCTGCTGTCCTGTTCGTCGGATGGGGAAAAGTGATTTTTCTTGTCGGACTTACGGCTTAGCGACGCAGCAGTTTTCACTGCAAATTCCGCGATTCTGGCCAATAAGTTTGAACAAGTCTGTGGGAGTCGGGAGTGTCTCCTGTCCTAGTTGGATGTCTTGAATATTATTCAAACTTGATGCCCAGAAAATGGTGGGGGAgtgctttaaatatttttgttctgTCATTTGATAATCTCTGCCATCGAATCTGCTCGCCTTTTAGTGGAATGCAATTTGGTTTCTTCATCGAATAACAACTGTTTGCTGGCTCTTTGTCCGACTCAACACTGTTGACATTTAATTACTCGCTTTTCGAGTATGCTTTATGGTAGCTATCGGCCATcgaaaatatgtaaaataaatatttttctggCTTTCGCTGTAATTCAAGCTTATGGAATGTGTGCGCAGCTCCGAACAGGACACTGCGAAAACCGCAGTATTTTGTCAAATTTCATGAGCGGTTGAACGGCGAGGTGTGCTCCAAAATAACGTATTGTTAATGCAGGAACATAATATTGAATGCATACGTACAGTGTTCTCGgattcaaatgaaaatgagaaCAATTGtgaagttttcttttgtttgtaaCCTCTGAATCTACTCTCGGAGGACGAATGTTGTACACAAGGcaataaattgtataaatattcCATAGACAGGCAAAATGTACAAGTGGCAAGCGGCAGCCTGGACGCTAATGAGCCAAACGCAATGCAAATTGATAGCCCGTTTTTCAGCCACACCCTGTCCACAGTCCACACCGATGGCCTCTCCGTGGGCTGACTTAAGGGATTAGCATCATTATGCAcagtttatttgtttaaatatatacatatttgtgtgtgtgtgtttgtgtgggggtgttaaatgtaatttcatgtaattgtttttaatttccaTGCATTTATAATTCAACATTCGCGTGGCGCTTAGAGGGCCGCGACTCTTCACGCTGGAGTCCCATGGAAAGCTCATTTGCGTTCCGGCTGCAGGCTATGAGTGTCCGTAGTGTCCTCGAGTCCTCCGTTTGGGGCACCGAGCTCCGACTCCGCTTGGGGGGAGGCTGGtgtaattatgcaaatttttaatGAGTGTGAAAATTGCCTTTTCAAGCAACAAGTATTCGTGTCTTGGTCCGTGTTCTTCCACTGGGAGCTCATTGACAGCGGATAATTCCCTTTGACCCACAGCCCCAGAAGCCAGGAACCCATTTACCTTCTGAatcctgctgcttctgcttcctGATTGTGATTTCC
The sequence above is a segment of the Drosophila pseudoobscura strain MV-25-SWS-2005 chromosome X, UCI_Dpse_MV25, whole genome shotgun sequence genome. Coding sequences within it:
- the LOC6900393 gene encoding uncharacterized protein isoform X2, producing the protein MQMLIFALVSYFLGKMSLWIVAGNQGGVVELVVTHHWYKLTLVAAVICILLLTCFCLRVKDDDGEDPPFR
- the LOC6900393 gene encoding uncharacterized protein isoform X3 is translated as MSLWIVAGNQGGVVELVVTHHWYKLTLVAAVICILLLTCFCLRVKDDDGEDPPFR
- the LOC6900393 gene encoding uncharacterized protein isoform X1, coding for MCFCTVLVLKISVVLSILLLVLFNVLDIIEGGQNLNEVTMKGKLLLVVCFVLNSFLIAILCAGLYAAIRQNLKLMQMLIFALVSYFLGKMSLWIVAGNQGGVVELVVTHHWYKLTLVAAVICILLLTCFCLRVKDDDGEDPPFR